A stretch of Methylotuvimicrobium alcaliphilum 20Z DNA encodes these proteins:
- a CDS encoding metal-dependent hydrolase, producing the protein MLAATHAAFSTALYLGGAAVFEYPTEPVAWGLAILFSFMPDIDIPTSRVGRPLFFISVPIEKRFGHRTTTHSLIGVGILAALASPLYLVWPMGFWAILGGYWSHIQIDMANIRGVDLFWPSPLRVISQRADMKGRSLRWLVENLQANHDYYLLGELHIDADKVVDVTQLEVYHPARWSGAKVKLHYAKAGDLADYLNLTAIRGEVVVQFWLRPGDAMVEMRFDGGAGRVVTPGVLEGMF; encoded by the coding sequence ATGCTTGCCGCCACCCACGCCGCGTTCTCGACCGCGCTCTATCTCGGCGGGGCGGCGGTGTTCGAATACCCGACCGAACCGGTCGCCTGGGGCCTTGCGATTCTGTTCTCGTTCATGCCCGATATCGACATCCCGACCTCGCGCGTCGGCCGGCCGCTGTTTTTCATATCGGTGCCGATCGAGAAGCGCTTCGGCCACCGGACCACTACCCATTCCCTAATCGGCGTCGGCATCCTCGCGGCGCTGGCCTCGCCGTTGTATCTCGTCTGGCCAATGGGCTTTTGGGCGATCCTGGGCGGCTATTGGTCCCACATCCAGATCGACATGGCCAACATCCGGGGCGTCGACTTGTTTTGGCCGTCGCCGCTGCGCGTGATCTCACAGCGCGCCGACATGAAAGGCCGGTCGCTCCGCTGGCTGGTCGAGAACCTGCAGGCGAACCACGATTATTACTTGCTCGGGGAATTGCACATCGATGCCGATAAAGTCGTCGATGTCACGCAATTGGAGGTTTACCATCCGGCCCGCTGGAGCGGGGCTAAGGTCAAGCTGCATTATGCGAAGGCCGGGGATCTGGCGGATTATTTGAATCTGACCGCGATCCGGGGTGAGGTGGTCGTGCAGTTTTGGTTGCGGCCGGGGGATGCGATGGTGGAAATGCGGTTTGATGGTGGGGCGGGGAGGGTTGTGACACCGGGGGTTTTGGAGGGGATGTTTTGA
- a CDS encoding tyrosine-type recombinase/integrase, with protein MTDLLLKNPERALTAKQFQQLSDVPPELEWFANISSEKTRKAYQNDIRDFAQFVGISQPAEFRIVTRSHVIAWRKTIEEKKFSDATIRRKLSALSSLFEYLCEKNAVTHNPVKGVKRPMANNNEGKTPALSNDQARQLLEAPPEDTIKGQRDRAILAALLYHGLRRQELCNLRVKDYQRRSGVMMFHVHGKRKKERFVPVEPKTQRLIAEYLETAGHSADLEGALFRPVKNNSTGDLTKPLNPRSVYRDVVMRYAKQVGITLDTHGFCVHSLRATAATNALDHKADIAKVQEWLGHANVSTTRLYDKRHSRPEDSPSFKVEY; from the coding sequence ATGACCGACTTGTTGCTCAAAAATCCGGAACGCGCACTGACCGCGAAACAGTTTCAGCAATTATCCGACGTGCCGCCGGAACTCGAATGGTTTGCCAACATCAGTTCCGAGAAAACCCGAAAAGCTTACCAGAATGACATTCGCGATTTCGCGCAATTTGTCGGCATCAGCCAACCGGCTGAGTTTCGTATCGTCACCCGGTCCCATGTCATTGCCTGGCGAAAAACCATTGAAGAGAAAAAATTCTCCGACGCCACCATCCGCCGCAAGCTCTCTGCTCTGTCTTCCTTATTTGAGTATTTATGTGAGAAAAACGCCGTGACCCATAATCCGGTCAAAGGCGTGAAGCGACCCATGGCCAATAACAATGAAGGCAAAACCCCGGCCTTGAGCAACGACCAGGCCCGACAGTTATTGGAAGCGCCGCCGGAAGACACAATAAAAGGGCAACGCGACCGGGCGATTTTAGCCGCTCTGCTCTATCATGGTCTGCGCCGGCAGGAACTGTGCAATCTGCGTGTCAAAGATTATCAACGAAGATCCGGCGTGATGATGTTCCATGTCCACGGCAAACGGAAAAAAGAGCGCTTCGTGCCGGTGGAGCCGAAAACTCAACGCTTAATCGCCGAATATCTGGAAACGGCTGGCCATAGTGCGGATCTGGAAGGCGCTTTGTTTCGGCCGGTGAAAAACAACTCGACTGGTGATCTCACTAAACCGCTCAATCCGCGTTCGGTGTATCGGGATGTGGTCATGCGTTACGCCAAACAAGTCGGCATTACGCTCGATACCCACGGCTTTTGCGTGCACTCGCTGCGAGCAACTGCTGCGACCAATGCGCTCGATCATAAAGCCGATATCGCCAAAGTTCAGGAATGGCTGGGCCATGCTAATGTTTCGACCACTCGGCTGTACGATAAACGGCATAGTCGACCGGAAGATAGCCCGAGTTTTAAGGTGGAGTATTAG
- a CDS encoding CopG family ribbon-helix-helix protein — translation MATSVKLDADLKSRIQHLADLRHRSSHWIMREAIRDYVEREEARESFKQEALSAWQAYQETGKHLTGQEVRHWLSTWGTEHEQESPECHE, via the coding sequence ATGGCAACATCTGTTAAACTCGATGCGGATTTGAAAAGTCGAATTCAGCATCTGGCTGATCTGCGGCACCGGTCATCGCATTGGATTATGCGCGAAGCCATTCGCGATTACGTTGAACGCGAAGAAGCTCGAGAAAGTTTCAAACAAGAAGCCTTGTCAGCTTGGCAGGCTTATCAAGAAACGGGTAAACACCTAACGGGCCAAGAAGTGCGTCATTGGCTCAGCACCTGGGGTACAGAGCATGAGCAAGAGAGCCCAGAGTGCCACGAATAA
- a CDS encoding type II toxin-antitoxin system RelE/ParE family toxin: MPRIIITEGATQGLERCRLFLAEKSPLAAARAARAIAQQFELLETEPEIGRPWEEFPQLRELLIPFGDSGFVALYRYEPNDNALYVLAFRHQKEAGY, encoded by the coding sequence GTGCCACGAATAATAATTACCGAAGGAGCGACTCAAGGTTTGGAGCGCTGTCGCCTATTTTTAGCCGAAAAAAGTCCTTTGGCTGCGGCAAGAGCCGCGCGGGCAATTGCACAGCAATTTGAGCTCCTAGAAACAGAACCCGAAATCGGCAGGCCGTGGGAAGAATTTCCACAGTTGCGTGAATTACTCATTCCATTCGGCGATTCCGGTTTTGTGGCACTCTATCGCTATGAACCGAATGATAATGCTCTTTATGTACTTGCCTTTCGACACCAGAAAGAAGCGGGTTACTAA